In Hwangdonia lutea, a single window of DNA contains:
- a CDS encoding discoidin domain-containing protein: MKNLLQILSAIGLCFFMHQSMLAQINITPYDELPGVNPINKPSYNENFPAWAKLLYQYPINFNEIEEGYQQHFKKYGKQKNAIIRYYKVWRRVVGNFADEKGFIHHLESKNYRSKLSKLNKQNNKFVDPSNSNWTFLGPKNTFWLNEDNSPTAKPVAPWQVNVYAFDVFSEDHNILYAGTETGYMNKSVDGGLNWTLLTPNYVFSGGIVAVTIHPANANVVYVSAGNQLHKTFDGGNTWTPLLQNGTYFSSNHILIDPNNSNNMFVSTDKGIFMSTDAGSTWIQKSTRRTYDIEFNPNNSNILYAMTTATNGNFEILQSQNGGANFSVVSGFPAISDSSGGLIAVTKANPNLLLTTMLSADNTPHLYKGTNSSGNWSWTKVIDCNTNAFPYNNGQGYYDLVLEISPTNENQFMVGTTTLFKTNNGGNSFDAIGGYFGRFSIHPDIQDMKWFDDGSVWLATDGGTSFSTDAFETDFQPRINGLVGSDMWGFDQGWNEDIVVGGRYHNGNTAMADFYNNKALRMGGAESPTGWVIHGKSRHVAFNDLGGGWILPSTAESVYEGKFSFSKYPNMLEYGGSRGNLIHHPNYFEILFLGEGNSFWESTDMGESFEALHTFDGEVMCVQMSVSNPNVIYADVKGYGLYKSEDQGVTWSYKPSLSNNANGGDKMKGRTNIATSLYDENTVYACYSNGTWTANKGQVFKSTDGGETWSNWSGSVNSHTKNLVIQPSNTGEDLIYLFTTSKNGEKSQCYYRKESMADWELFGNNYPENFAVNTAIPFYRDAKLRLAGGGGVWETPLQEQNFIPIINPWVENISNKCMDDVLHFDDHSILNHAGASWKWEITPAPVYISDANIRNPEVILGNPGSYTVKLTVTQNGVDYVKEIPNMVTTTTCPSITDCNNPAELPKNEWSLIYADSEEVNYPGLATMAFDGDPSTIWHTRWSTGTDAHPHEIQIDLGNSYNISEFIYTPRSSGQNGRIKDYELYFSYDKNNWGSVAHSGTFENTNARQKITFATPVKGRYMRLVALSEVNDAAWTSVAELTVVGCISDNCPGVDNPDQADFDNDGIGDACDEDDDNDGVLDIDDLCPETPLGTAVNAQGCSLFILPVNNFTIQAIGETCRSSDNGKIILTAAEAHNYIVTLTGNGNTDTFEFTDTLELTNLQSGTYKVCITVKDVPETEFKRCYDIVITEPSDLAVLSKVSADKKSVSLNLANGTNYTINLNGTITTTSDSQITLKLANGMNTLRIGTDKECQGVFEKSILVSEKAIAYPNPFTDYLQINIGDNISKMVSVKLYATTGKLIQSRYLPVRYNTVVIDGRHFKNGTYLVTIETASGPSNLKIVKQ; the protein is encoded by the coding sequence ATGAAAAATTTATTACAAATTTTATCAGCTATAGGTTTGTGTTTTTTTATGCATCAAAGTATGCTTGCCCAAATTAACATAACACCGTATGATGAATTACCAGGTGTTAATCCTATTAATAAACCAAGCTATAACGAAAATTTTCCAGCTTGGGCAAAATTACTATACCAATATCCTATCAACTTTAATGAAATAGAAGAAGGCTATCAACAGCATTTTAAAAAATATGGTAAACAAAAAAATGCCATTATAAGATACTATAAAGTTTGGAGAAGAGTGGTTGGAAATTTTGCCGATGAAAAAGGGTTTATTCACCATTTAGAATCTAAAAACTATAGGTCAAAACTATCAAAATTAAACAAACAAAATAATAAATTTGTAGACCCTTCAAACTCAAATTGGACTTTCTTAGGCCCGAAAAATACATTTTGGCTTAATGAAGATAATAGTCCTACAGCAAAACCCGTAGCGCCTTGGCAGGTTAATGTTTATGCTTTTGATGTTTTTTCTGAAGACCATAATATTTTATATGCAGGTACCGAAACAGGTTATATGAATAAATCCGTTGATGGCGGATTAAACTGGACCTTGTTAACTCCCAACTATGTGTTTTCTGGTGGTATAGTAGCAGTTACCATTCATCCAGCAAATGCTAATGTTGTGTATGTTTCGGCAGGAAATCAATTGCATAAAACATTTGACGGTGGAAATACGTGGACTCCTTTATTGCAAAACGGCACTTATTTTTCTTCAAATCACATTTTAATAGACCCAAACAACTCAAATAACATGTTTGTTTCTACTGATAAAGGCATATTTATGTCTACAGACGCCGGAAGTACGTGGATCCAAAAATCCACAAGACGAACTTACGATATTGAGTTTAACCCAAATAATAGCAACATACTATACGCCATGACCACGGCGACTAATGGTAATTTTGAAATTTTACAATCGCAAAATGGGGGCGCTAATTTTTCTGTAGTTTCAGGATTCCCTGCAATTTCAGACTCAAGTGGTGGGTTAATTGCTGTAACTAAAGCAAACCCAAACTTATTATTAACTACCATGCTAAGTGCAGATAATACCCCGCATTTATATAAGGGTACCAATAGTTCTGGAAACTGGTCATGGACTAAGGTTATTGATTGTAATACAAATGCTTTTCCATACAACAATGGTCAAGGATATTACGATTTAGTTTTAGAAATATCACCTACCAACGAAAATCAGTTTATGGTTGGTACCACAACCTTATTTAAAACAAACAACGGCGGTAACAGTTTTGATGCCATTGGCGGCTATTTTGGTCGATTTTCAATTCACCCAGACATTCAAGACATGAAATGGTTTGATGATGGCTCCGTATGGTTAGCTACCGATGGTGGTACTAGTTTTTCTACAGATGCATTTGAAACCGATTTTCAGCCTAGAATAAATGGTTTGGTAGGTTCCGATATGTGGGGATTTGATCAAGGCTGGAATGAAGATATTGTTGTTGGTGGTAGATATCACAACGGAAATACCGCTATGGCAGATTTCTACAACAATAAAGCACTTCGAATGGGGGGAGCAGAATCTCCAACAGGTTGGGTTATTCATGGTAAAAGTAGGCATGTCGCTTTTAATGACTTGGGTGGTGGCTGGATATTACCAAGTACCGCAGAATCTGTTTACGAAGGCAAATTTAGTTTCTCTAAATATCCAAACATGTTGGAGTACGGTGGTAGTAGAGGAAATTTAATACACCACCCTAATTATTTCGAGATATTGTTTTTGGGTGAAGGCAATAGCTTCTGGGAAAGTACCGACATGGGCGAAAGCTTTGAAGCATTACATACATTTGATGGAGAAGTTATGTGTGTTCAAATGAGTGTGTCCAACCCAAATGTAATATATGCCGATGTTAAAGGTTATGGGTTGTATAAAAGCGAAGACCAAGGAGTTACATGGAGCTATAAACCTTCGTTGAGTAATAATGCTAATGGAGGCGATAAAATGAAGGGAAGAACTAATATCGCTACTTCACTTTATGATGAAAACACGGTGTACGCTTGCTATTCAAATGGAACTTGGACAGCAAATAAGGGACAGGTTTTTAAATCTACAGATGGCGGAGAAACCTGGTCTAATTGGTCTGGTTCTGTAAATAGCCATACTAAAAACTTGGTAATACAGCCATCAAATACTGGCGAAGATTTAATATACCTATTTACAACTAGTAAAAATGGTGAAAAATCTCAATGCTATTATAGAAAGGAATCTATGGCAGATTGGGAATTATTTGGAAATAATTATCCTGAAAATTTTGCAGTTAATACGGCTATTCCCTTTTATAGAGATGCCAAACTTAGGCTAGCCGGTGGAGGTGGTGTTTGGGAAACACCATTACAAGAACAAAACTTTATACCTATTATAAATCCATGGGTAGAAAACATATCAAATAAATGTATGGACGATGTTTTGCATTTTGATGATCATTCTATTTTAAATCACGCAGGTGCCAGTTGGAAATGGGAAATAACTCCTGCACCAGTTTATATAAGTGATGCCAATATTAGAAACCCGGAAGTAATTCTGGGTAACCCAGGATCTTATACGGTAAAGTTAACCGTAACACAAAACGGCGTAGATTATGTAAAGGAAATTCCTAATATGGTTACCACAACAACATGTCCGTCTATTACAGATTGTAATAACCCTGCCGAACTGCCAAAAAACGAGTGGTCTTTAATCTATGCTGATAGCGAAGAGGTTAATTATCCAGGTTTGGCTACTATGGCCTTTGATGGTGATCCATCTACCATTTGGCATACACGATGGAGTACTGGAACAGATGCGCATCCTCATGAAATTCAAATCGATTTAGGCAATTCTTATAACATTAGTGAATTTATTTATACGCCAAGGTCTAGTGGTCAAAACGGAAGAATAAAAGATTATGAGCTTTATTTTAGCTATGACAAGAATAATTGGGGTAGTGTAGCCCACTCCGGCACTTTCGAAAATACGAATGCAAGACAAAAAATCACCTTTGCTACACCTGTAAAAGGACGATACATGAGATTAGTAGCGCTCTCTGAGGTTAATGATGCAGCGTGGACATCTGTCGCGGAGTTAACGGTAGTGGGGTGTATAAGCGATAATTGTCCTGGAGTAGATAACCCAGATCAGGCTGATTTTGATAACGACGGTATAGGAGATGCTTGTGATGAAGACGATGACAATGATGGTGTTCTAGATATAGACGACCTTTGCCCGGAAACCCCGTTGGGAACTGCCGTAAATGCCCAAGGTTGTAGCCTATTTATATTGCCGGTTAACAATTTTACCATACAAGCGATTGGTGAAACCTGCAGAAGTAGTGATAACGGAAAAATTATCTTAACAGCAGCAGAAGCCCATAATTATATAGTAACTCTAACGGGAAATGGCAATACCGATACTTTTGAATTTACCGATACATTAGAGCTTACCAATTTACAGTCTGGAACATACAAAGTATGTATAACGGTTAAAGATGTGCCGGAAACTGAGTTTAAAAGATGCTATGATATTGTAATTACAGAACCATCAGATTTGGCCGTTTTATCAAAGGTAAGTGCCGATAAAAAATCGGTTTCACTAAACTTAGCTAATGGAACAAACTATACCATTAATTTAAACGGTACCATTACAACCACTTCAGATTCTCAAATTACTTTAAAGCTTGCCAATGGAATGAATACGCTTCGTATAGGTACAGATAAAGAATGTCAAGGGGTATTTGAGAAATCCATCTTAGTTTCAGAAAAGGCCATAGCTTACCCAAATCCTTTTACCGATTATCTTCAAATTAACATTGGTGATAATATTTCGAAAATGGTATCTGTAAAACTATATGCTACCACAGGGAAACTTATTCAATCAAGGTATTTACCAGTCCGTTATAATACTGTTGTTATAGACGGGAGGCATTTTAAAAATGGCACCTATTTGGTAACTATTGAAACAGCTTCTGGTCCATCAAACTTAAAAATCGTAAAACAATGA